The Microbacterium paraoxydans genome includes a window with the following:
- the radA gene encoding DNA repair protein RadA, with the protein MATRKPAPPAYVCTECGWTTAKWVGRCGECQQWGTVQEQAAQTGILRRVNALAPTADRAARPITQITTQDAPRRTSGVGEFDRVLGGGIVPGAAILLSGEPGVGKSTLLLEVAAQAARSGRRVLYASAEESPAQVRLRAERTGALHDELYLASETDLATILGHIDEVQPQLVIVDSVQTVSSSLTDGAAGQPSQVREVAATLIRVAKERDLPIIIVGHVTKDGQVAGPRVLEHLVDVVCNFEGDRQTSLRFIRALKNRFGPTDEVGCFEMTGDGIAEVPDPSGLFLSQGASEPGTCVAISLEGRRALPVEVQALTVPSNAPNPRRIVHGLDSSRVAMVLAILERRAGVPTGSLDVYVSTVGGVRFTEPAADLAIAIAVAGSIQMISVPRTVAAVGELSLAGEVRPVTQAAQRRSEAARLGYEQVVDDRSKTLRAALGDVRARNSARRPDRDIPPF; encoded by the coding sequence ATGGCCACCCGGAAACCCGCTCCCCCCGCGTACGTCTGCACCGAGTGCGGGTGGACGACGGCCAAGTGGGTCGGTCGCTGCGGGGAGTGCCAGCAGTGGGGCACGGTCCAGGAGCAGGCCGCGCAGACCGGCATCCTCCGCCGTGTGAACGCGCTCGCACCGACCGCCGATCGCGCGGCGCGGCCGATCACGCAGATCACGACGCAGGACGCGCCGCGTCGCACGAGCGGGGTCGGCGAGTTCGACCGGGTGCTCGGCGGCGGCATCGTGCCGGGGGCCGCGATCCTCCTCAGCGGCGAGCCCGGCGTCGGCAAGTCCACCCTGCTGCTCGAGGTCGCCGCGCAGGCGGCGCGGAGCGGGCGCCGGGTGCTCTACGCCAGCGCCGAGGAGTCGCCGGCCCAGGTGCGCCTGCGGGCGGAGCGGACGGGCGCTCTGCACGACGAGCTCTACCTCGCGAGCGAGACCGACCTCGCCACCATCCTCGGCCACATCGACGAGGTGCAGCCGCAGCTCGTCATCGTCGACTCCGTGCAGACCGTATCGTCGTCGCTGACCGACGGCGCGGCCGGTCAGCCCAGCCAGGTGCGGGAGGTCGCCGCGACCCTGATCCGGGTGGCGAAGGAGCGCGATCTGCCGATCATCATCGTCGGCCATGTGACCAAGGACGGTCAGGTGGCGGGGCCCCGGGTGCTGGAGCACCTCGTCGACGTCGTGTGCAACTTCGAGGGCGACCGGCAGACCTCGCTGCGCTTCATCCGTGCCCTCAAGAACCGCTTCGGTCCCACCGACGAGGTCGGCTGCTTCGAGATGACCGGAGACGGCATCGCCGAGGTGCCCGATCCCTCCGGTCTGTTCCTGTCGCAGGGCGCCTCCGAGCCGGGGACCTGCGTGGCCATCTCCCTCGAGGGCCGTCGCGCCCTCCCCGTCGAGGTGCAGGCGCTCACCGTGCCGAGCAACGCCCCGAACCCCCGGCGCATCGTGCACGGCCTCGACTCCTCGCGGGTGGCCATGGTGCTGGCGATCCTCGAACGCCGGGCGGGCGTGCCCACCGGCAGCCTCGACGTCTACGTGTCCACGGTGGGCGGGGTGCGCTTCACGGAGCCCGCCGCCGATCTCGCCATCGCGATCGCCGTCGCCGGGTCCATCCAGATGATCTCGGTGCCGCGCACGGTCGCCGCCGTCGGCGAGCTCAGCCTCGCGGGCGAGGTGCGGCCGGTGACGCAGGCGGCGCAGCGGCGCTCCGAGGCCGCCCGGCTCGGCTACGAGCAGGTGGTGGACGACCGCTCGAAGACCCTGCGCGCGGCGCTGGGCGACGTCAGGGCGCGGAACAGCGCCCGTCGCCCCGACCGCGACATCCCGCCGTTCTGA